The following is a genomic window from Nicotiana tabacum cultivar K326 chromosome 3, ASM71507v2, whole genome shotgun sequence.
TAAAAGTACTAGAATATGAGATAACAATGggtaaatatatgtatttttggtCGAACATCaaccaaaaacttgttgctcccaaacgcacacgcaagtatacgtggtcgataAGTAATATAATTATAAGTTGactgtcgaacccacagagacttgtatAAACTACTCACTAAATCACTAAAATTGTTATTCAATCCAGCTAAAATCAAAGTCCGCTAATATGATTATATTATACTACGATTCTAAataataactaaattatcaagtaaCGAGTTGATTGTTGTGTGTTCAATAGAGACAAGTATTCCAGAGTTGTGATCAATTCACCATTCAtattgtgttctaattaactctccctttcatataattcactcatggttgctaattaattgataaatgctctcatagccttctcccgaagtactactcacctattctcaatagattaatacctatattcctatgaaatcaatatATTGAGAATGCATTAAGATcatgatatttaattaagcacggtgactagtatattcctatcctaaccacaaattcgCTCACCCTAAGGGTTAAGATCTTAAGCAtgaattgaagagagcatgatcttaacccttagggggagcggatttgtggttaggataggaatatacctagtcaccgtgcttaattaaatatcgtgatcttaatgcgttcttaatagattgatttcataggaatataggcgttaatttattgagaataggtgagtagtacttcgggagaaggctatgagagcattaatcgattaattagcaaccatgagtgaattataAGAAAGTGATagttaattagaacacaatatgaattgtgaatcgatcacaaccctgtaATACTTgcctctactgaatacacaacaatcaactcgttacttgataatttagttattatTTATAATCGTAGTATAATATAATCATATTAGTGGACTTTGATTTTTGCTGGATTGAATAATAATATTAGTGATTTAGTGAGTAGTTTATACAAGTCtatgtgggttcgacactcaacttatcattatattacttgtcgaccacgtatacttgtgtgtgcgtttgggagcaacaagtttttggcgtcgttgtcgaGGACTTGAATATTAGCTACTTGCTAGTTtttgctttaattgtttatttcgtCGAGTCTAACGTTACTTGATTGTTGCTCTAATCTCAGGAACTTTGATTGAATGCGTAGGGTTAGAATCCAGGACCGACTTCAAGGCTTTGATCCTGAACCTAAGATAAAATTTCACAGGaggttgaaggaagcaagggacaCGAATAATATTCAGGCACTTGTTCAATTTCCTGTGGACATGGCAGAGGAGAAACCTATGGCTGTTCAGGAGGTGGCGATGCCCAACATTGCTAATGTCACCTCCAGTATAGTGAAGCCCAGGATCACTCGGCACTTTGAGCTGAAACAGAGCATGATCCAGCTACTTCATGCAAACGGGCAATTTATGGGTCTTCCACACGAGGATCCACAACAATATATTCTGAACTTCTTGGAGATAAGTGATACTTATATCACTAACGGGGCCACTCCAGATTTTGTGAGGCTCACACTTTTTCCATTCTCTCTGTTGGGCGAAGCTAAGCGATGGCTAAAGGCAGAACCAGCTAATTCCATTACATCATGGAACGATTTTGCAAGAAAATTTCTGGCAAGGTTCTTCCCTTCAGGCAAAACTGCAAAGATCAGAAGTGAGATAGTTGCCTTCAAACAGAAAGCAGGGGAATCTTTATACTCAGCTTGGGAATGGTTCAAGGGGCTACTCAGAGATTGTCCTCATCACAATCAGACGAATGAAGTGTTAGCTCACACTTTCATAAAAGAGCTCCATCCCCAAACAAAAATTTTAGTCGATGCTGCAGTTGCAGGTAAAGTATTGGAGAAAAGCTTCGATGAAATTTATGCATTATTGAAAAAATTCTCCAAAAGTAATCCGGATTTGCAAGGAGAGATGGGCAGGAACATGGTACTAAAATCACCAGGGGTTCTTGAATTAGATGTTATCTCAGCATTGTCAGCACATGTCTCTACACTGACCAACCAAGTCAATCAGATGGCCATGATCATTAACAAGCAACAAGCCCAGCCAGTACAACAAGTTCAAATATTTTGTGAAGTATGTGGAGAGGGTCACATGAGCAATCTATGCCCAGCAAATCTAGAGTCTGTATATTTTGTGGGTAATGCAAATCGAGGCCAAAAAAATCAGTATGGGGACACCTACAATTCCAACTGGAGGAATCACccaaacttctcttggggtggaaatcaagGCAATCAGAATCAATACCTGCCTCAAGCACCTCAACAACAATCCAGACCACCTTAGGCTGAACAACAAGCTAGCCTTGAGGAGATGATGAAGAAATTGATGGCCGACCAACAAGCCCTTAATCAGAAATTAATAGTATATAAACAAACTTTCAATCAGAAAATAATGGCTAATCAGCAGGCTCAAGCCGCAACACTGAGAAATTTGGAGCACCACGTGGGCCAACTTGCCAGAGCCCAAAATACCAGACTAATAGGGGATCTTCCTAGTGATACGGAGCCCAATCCTAAAGCTCAAGTCAATGCGGTTACCTTGAGAAATGGAAGAGCATTAGAAGAAGctctaaagaaaaagaagaatacagCTCATCCTGAAGGAGAATTAGTTCCCAAGCCAGTTGAGGGGAATGAGAAAGATGATAAAGGACCCGAGCCAGTAATTGAGACTAGGCCACCACCTCCATTTCCACAAAGACTACAGAAGCAAGAAGATGATGCTAAGTACAAGAAATTCCTAGATATTTTGAGCCAAGTGAGTGTGAATTTGCCTTTGGTGGAAATTTTGCAGGAAGTGCCTAAGTATGCAAGGTATCTCAGAGATTGTGGCAAACAAACGAAGACATGCAGAGGTCAAAACAGTTGCACTTACTAAAGAGTGCAGTGCTAGAGTTTAGAGTAAACTTCCTCATAAGTTGAAGGATCCTGGGA
Proteins encoded in this region:
- the LOC142176341 gene encoding uncharacterized protein LOC142176341 — encoded protein: MANQQAQAATLRNLEHHVGQLARAQNTRLIGDLPSDTEPNPKAQVNAVTLRNGRALEEALKKKKNTAHPEGELVPKPVEGNEKDDKGPEPVIETRPPPPFPQRLQKQEDDAKYKKFLDILSQVSVNLPLVEILQEVPKYARPTRITLQLADRSIVMPEGIIEDVLVRAGKFILLADFIVLDYKADEEVPIILGRPFLATSGAIIDVRVGKLKMRVDDEEVTFNVYKVL